From the genome of Bicyclus anynana chromosome 20, ilBicAnyn1.1, whole genome shotgun sequence, one region includes:
- the LOC112046740 gene encoding dnaJ homolog subfamily C member 13 isoform X1 — protein sequence MMPLKDNQDVATFLVMKHSWKGKYKRVFSIGTHGITTYNPDRLEVTNKWQYSDVITLSSAKHSNIANNNDFTLFMKKDKKNDSMKFSSEHKSLIITEAFKYRHLFAEKPKDIYRYHSYKHHWSGTRLPIVLEVGPCSLEQLDPSTHTLLASYPYSDIQGILQVRDIPGGFVLAVGGYSRLHLFSNVLDHQIIINKMLEMANLTINISIKVLSATITLDDYHNQRFGKYSGDQHQTSLSEFMVHKVNPARHMEPMRRTLCLSDTCILERDPQTYSVVCLRPLCDVFALVRDPDHPQKFSIEYLNGQTRTYLAGERDALLASLVDGVRSAGQRDVHVRSSRTPRGYRLGPLHHPVDEETESNHLRLFQNPVQAGAKVLSRAEVIERFNANVGYSGLIYSVSQDARPLLWLFLTWDLRLFAENKEKLITGALTAIMTSCPSGSNLPLRELEAQFHALRRLCASKVGFAAFTALSGFREWMGSAVVSALRRECSACSHAALDALCALLQPMHAEPDLRQEQLNKASMLASQTFLEGLLSMWATHVTAGSGALVVAAMLDFLTFALCVPYSETTDGKQFDQLLEMVASRGRIIFKLFEHPSAAIVKGAGLVARALVEEGSGGVGAKVQALALAEAALPRHLLHALYTTAAPARMQRRHLARHLVALWLVEHGPANDLLRRIMPSGLLAFLESVEAPPAAALEAERVEERDNLQLAQAQAANRPRAPHWEALERQVKYVEKHIEHYASLALQHWAQRTRGPDPRKEMRERPVVLRRRRERVKSTANWPMFYYQFHRDHALPNLIWNHTTREELRNALENELRAFAMDREVAGGALTSWNHAELEVHYQCLQNEVKIGDYYLRILLEQKDNDDSPIRKSYEFFNDLYHRFLSTPKVEMKCMCLQAMTIVYGRYYEDIGPFADTKYIVQMLDRTCDKMERDRLVQFLAKLILHKKNVSEILEWNGIRILVDLMTLAHLHTSRAMVPTQSNVIEGPAQGGDGDREWYYNVETGDKVQRKGPVSFQQLKDLYKSGEINNKTKCWANSMEGWRALGGIPQLRWSLVARGAAALTETDLAATILDLLIACARYYPSRDEEDAIIRPLPRVKRTLSEPACLAHVVQLLLTFDPILVEKVATLLYEVMQDNPEISKLYLTGVFYFMLLYTGSNLLPIARFLRLTHMNQAFRADQSSSDIMQRSILGQLLPEAMVCYLENHGSDKFAQIFLGEWDTPEAIWNSEMRRMLIMKVSAHIGEFTPRLRAHIAARYPYLAIPAVAYPQLLNELFCNMFYLRHLCDTQRFPDWPIPDPVGLLKDVLEAWRREVDKKPASMTAEQAYLALGIEPEQHDEAAVRKAYYRLAQQFHPDKNPEGRDRFEAVNQAYEFLCSRNVWTGDGPNTNNILLILRTQTILFQRYSEVLSPYKYAGYGALLRTARLEAEAESLFARDTALLPAACELAHATLACSALNAEELCRERGLEVLQEALSRCVSVLGGSKEGSTAAAVCMHCARCFAVAARFPSCRAAASELEQLCADIVPLLRRPELGETACAGAEAVAALAADPQCRARFARAHVLHALLPAVLRYDYTLAESGLPTEGDNKQEVANRLATQCVGALAALYGPHEAPSEEDDSVRDALHMLLTPHLCEKLASADTHELLKTLTSNWKTPYLVWDNSTRAELREALRARPAGDGGPLVPPLQYSAHEGLLSVGGVYLDIYNEQPDFAIENPQQFVLDLLKFIEEETQAEAVEEKAENITLALNALANCIMKNSGVEIQCIGHFGLIFGLMSARALPAASEAAVQVAGAAARSRECVEDIAAGALLGHLLPLLTPTRPDALNALAALLTATPLVREALAKGAVIYLLDLFCNCKIPEIRETAVELLARMMADKLHGPKVRLKISRYVPSVFAEAMREAGAAGALHTFDAAHEHPELVWGDELRSRVRANLAQLRDRHYTNQIRDPSVLFEERDASEAGEEAWAPPGEVVVGGVYLKLFLQNPTWSLRSPKKFLQELLSETLASLHKDSTEGSRGDTCARALAALLRARPALCDACAQLGELPRLARLLPACPKHAVPVLAALAQTQACVMAMSQTDVMSGLKTAVKTCREVVGSACDALAAIFNSTVNTDKLVLQALESELVSELLAVLEARVEGGAAARVVGALKAMCRGGAHAERVRALLARSPVWEQYSQQRHDLFISAHNHASIAAAPQTAGYLSAPPSAPPAHPPPLD from the exons ATGATGCCATTAAAAGACAACCAAGATGTGGCCACCTTCCTTGTTATGAAACACTCCTGGAAGGGGAAGTACAAGAGAGTGTTTTCTATTGGAACTCATGGAATTACCACATACAACCCTGACCGCTTGGAAGTGACCAACAAGTGGCAGTATTCAGATGTGATCACATTGTCTTCAGCGAAGCATTCCAACATTGCCAACAATAATGATTTCACACTGTTTATGAAGAAAGATAAGAAAAATGATTCAATGAAGTTTTCGTCGGAACACAAATCCCTTATCATAACTGAGGCTTTCAAGTACAGGCATTTGTTTGCAGAGAAACCTAAAGATATTTAT AGATATCACTCGTACAAACACCATTGGAGTGGCACTAGACTCCCCATTGTTCTGGAAGTGGGACCATGTTCTTTGGAACAACTTGATCCTTCAACACATACACTCCTAGCAAGCTATCCTTACAGTGATATACAGGGAATTCTCCAAGTAAGGGATATACCGGGAGGATTTGTACTAGCTGTCGGCGGTTACAGTCGCCTACACCTGTTCTCCAATGTTTTGGaccatcaaataataataaacaagatGCTAGAAATGGCCAATTTGACTATAAACATCAGTATTAAAGTGTTGTCAGCCACAATCACTCTGGACGACTATCATAATCAAAGATTTGGCAAGTACAG TGGCGACCAACACCAAACGTCCCTCAGCGAGTTCATGGTACACAAAGTGAACCCGGCGCGACACATGGAGCCGATGCGCAGAACCCTCTGCCTCTCCGACACTTGCATACTGGAGAGAGATCCACAGACTTACTCA GTAGTGTGCCTCAGGCCGCTGTGTGACGTGTTCGCTCTGGTGCGAGATCCCGACCATCCGCAGAAGTTCTCCATTGAATATTTGAATGGGCAAACACGGACTTATTTGGCTGGAGAAAG GGACGCTCTGCTAGCGTCGCTGGTGGACGGCGTGCGCTCGGCCGGGCAGCGCGACGTGCACGTGCGCTCGTCGCGCACGCCGCGCGGCTACCGGCTCGGCCCGCTGCACCACCCCGTCGACGAGGAGACCGAGTCCAACCACTTGCG ATTATTCCAGAACCCAGTGCAAGCGGGAGCTAAAGTGTTGTCGCGAGCGGAAGTAATAGAAAGATTCAATGCCAACGTCGGCTACAGCGGCCTCATATACTCTGTCAGTCAAGAT GCTCGTCCCCTGTTGTGGCTGTTTCTTACGTGGGATCTT CGTCTGTTTGCGGAGAACAAAGAGAAGTTGATAACCGGCGCGTTGACGGCTATAATGACGAGTTGTCCGTCGGGCTCCAATCTGCCACTGCGGGAGCTCGAAGCGCAGTTCCACGCGCTGCGGCGGCTGTGCGCGAGCAAAGTCGGGTTCGCTGCCTTCACCGCACTCTCAGG GTTCCGCGAGTGGATGGGCAGCGCGGTAGTGAGCGCGCTGCGGCGCGAGTGCAGCGCGTGCTCGCACGCGGCGCTGGACGCGCTGTGCGCGCTGCTGCAGCCCATGCACGCCGAGCCCGACCTGCGCCAGGAGCAGCTCAACAAGGCCAGCATGCTCGCCTCGCAGACCTTCCTGGAGGGCTTGCTGTCCATGTGGGCCACGCACGTT ACAGCGGGCAGCGGCGCGTTAGTGGTAGCCGCCATGTTGGATTTCCTCACGTTCGCGCTGTGCGTGCCGTACAGCGAGACTACGGACGGGAAGCAGTTCGACCAGCTGCTGGAAATGGTGGCCAGTCGGGGACGCATCATCTTTAAGCTGTTTGAG CATCCGTCAGCGGCAATAGTGAAAGGCGCTGGGTTAGTGGCCCGCGCGCTAGTGGAAGAAGGCAGCGGTGGGGTAGGCGCCAAGGTGCAAGCCCTGGCCTTGGCCGAAGCAGCGCTGCCAAGACACTTGCTGCACGCGTTATATACCACCGCGGCGCCCGCCAGAATGCAGCGCCGGCATCTGGCGAGGCATCTCGTCGCGCTGTGGCTGGTGGAACACGGACCCGCTAACGATCTGCTGAGAAGAATCATG CCATCAGGTCTGCTAGCCTTTCTGGAGTCGGTGGAGGCCCCTCCCGCGGCGGCGTTGGAGGCGGAGCGCGTCGAGGAGCGCGACAACCTGCAGCTGGCGCAGGCGCAGGCCGCCAACCGGCCGCGCGCGCCGCACTGGGAGGCGCTGGAGCGACAGGTCAAATACGTTGAGAAACATATAGAG CACTACGCGTCGCTAGCGCTGCAGCACTGGGCGCAGCGCACGCGCGGCCCCGACCCGCGCAAAGAGATGCGTGAGCGGCCCGTGGTgctgcggcggcggcgcgaGCGCGTCAAGTCCACCGCCAACTGGCCCATGTTCTACTACCAGTTCCACAGGGACCATGCGCTGCCTAACCTTATTTGGAACCACACT ACTCGTGAAGAACTACGCAACGCTCTCGAGAACGAGCTACGCGCGTTTGCGATGGACCGCGAGGTGGCGGGCGGCGCGCTAACCTCATGGAACCACGCAGAACTCGAGGTGCACTACCAATGTCTGCAGAACGAGGTCAAGATAGGCGACTACTACTTAAGGATACTTCTGGAACAGAAGGACAACGACGACAGTCCGATACGAAAGTC GTACGAATTTTTCAACGACCTGTATCACCGGTTTCTATCTACGCCAAAGGTCGAAATGAAATGCATGTGTCTCCAGGCGATGACTATCGTATACGGGCGATATTACGAAGATATCGGACCTTTCGCGGACACCAAATATATAGTGCAAATGTTAGATAGA ACATGCGATAAAATGGAAAGGGACAGACTTGTACAGTTTTTAGCCAAATTAATTTTACACAAGAAAAATGTTAGCGAAATATTAGAATGGAACGGTATAAG AATACTAGTAGATCTAATGACGTTAGCGCACTTGCACACGTCGCGCGCGATGGTGCCGACCCAGAGCAACGTCATCGAGGGCCCGGCGCAGGGCGGCGACGGCGACCGCGAGTGGTACTATAACGTGGAGACTGGGGACAAAGTGCAGAGGAAGGGGCCTGTCAGCTTTCAGCAG cTGAAGGATCTATAcaaaagtggtgaaataaacaacaaaacaaagtgCTGGGCGAACAGTATGGAAGGCTGGCGCGCGCTGGGAGGCATACCGCAGCTGCGGTGGAGCCTGGTGGCGCGGGGCGCGGCCGCACTCACCGAGACCGACCTGGCGGCCACTATACTGGATCTGTTGATTGCTTGCGCGCGCTACTATCCTAGTAG agatGAAGAAGACGCAATAATAAGACCTCTGCCACGAGTAAAAAGGACGCTTTCCGAGCCGGCCTGCTTAGCGCACGTTGTCCAGTTATTGTTGACCTTTGACCCTATACTTGTGGAAAAG GTAGCGACATTACTATACGAAGTAATGCAGGACAATCCGGAGATATCTAAGTTGTATTTGACAGGGGTGTTCTACTTTATGTTGTTGTACACTGGCTCCAATCTGTTACCGATCGCCAGGTTTTTGAGGCTCACTCACATGAACCAGGCTTTTAGAGCAGACCAA TCAAGTTCGGATATAATGCAGAGGTCTATTCTGGGCCAATTGCTGCCAGAAGCTATGGTGTGCTATTTAGAAAACCATGGCTCGGACAAGTTTGCGCAAATCTTTCTCGGAGAGTGGGACACGCCAGAGGCTATATGGAACTCTGAAATGag ACGCATGTTGATAATGAAAGTGTCGGCTCACATCGGCGAGTTCACGCCGCGGCTGCGCGCGCACATAGCGGCGCGCTACCCCTACCTCGCCATCCCGGCGGTGGCCTACCCGCAGCTGCTCAACGAGCTGTTCTGCAACATGTTCTACCTGCGCCACCTGTGCGACACGCAGCGCTTCCCCGACTGGCCTATACCTGACCCG GTAGGTCTTCTGAAAGACGTGCTAGAGGCGTGGCGTCGCGAGGTGGACAAGAAGCCCGCGTCGATGACCGCCGAGCAGGCCTACCTGGCGCTGGGCATAGAGCCCGAACAACACGACGAGGCGGCCGTGAGGAAGGCCTACTACCGGCTTGCTCAACAGTTCCATCCCGATAAGAATCCTGAGGGACGG GATCGGTTTGAAGCAGTGAATCAAGCTTACGAGTTCCTGTGCAGTAGAAACGTATGGACAGGCGACGGGCCCAACACTAACAATATTCTGCTTATTCTGCGAACACAAACCATATTGTTTCAACGATATTCAGAAg TGTTATCGCCATACAAATACGCGGGCTACGGTGCTCTGCTGCGCACGGCGCGGCTCGAGGCGGAGGCAGAGTCACTGTTCGCACGCGACACCGCGCTGCTGCCCGCCGCCTGCGAGCTCGCGCACGCCACGCTCGCGTGCTCCGCGCTCAACGCTGAGGAGCTGTGCCGAGAGCGCGGCCTTGAG gTACTACAAGAGGCACTGTCCCGCTGCGTGTCGGTGCTGGGCGGCAGCAAGGAGGGCAGCACAGCGGCCGCCGTGTGCATGCACTGCGCGCGCTGCTTTGCGGTCGCGGCACGCTTCCCGTCGTGCCGCGCCGCCGCGTCCGAGCTTGAACAACTCTGTGCCGACATCGTGCCGCTGCTGAGGCGACCG GAGCTGGGCGAGACGGCGTGTGCGGGCGCGGAGGCGGtggcggcgctggcggcggaCCCGCAGTGCCGCGCGCGCTTCGCCCGCGCGCACGTGCTGCACGCACTGCTGCCCGCCGTGCTGCGGTACGACTACACGCTGGCAGAGTCCGGCTTGCCCACCGAGGGGGATAATAAACAG GAGGTGGCAAACCGCCTGGCGACGCAGTGCGTGGGTGCGCTGGCGGCGCTGTACGGGCCGCACGAGGCGCCGAGCGAGGAGGACGACAGCGTGCGGGACGCGCTGCACATGCTGCTCACGCCGCATCTATGCGAGAAGCTGGCCAGCGCAGACACGCACGAG CTTCTCAAAACTCTGACATCCAACTGGAAAACGCCGTACCTGGTGTGGGACAACAGCACGCGGGCCGAGCTGCGAGAGGCGCTGCGCGCGCGGCCGGCGGGCGACGGCGGGCCGCTGGTGCCGCCGCTGCAGTACTCCGCGCACGAAGGCCTGCTGTCTGTGGGCGGGGTCTATCTGGACATTTACAACGAGCAGCCAGACTTCGCTATTGAG aatCCACAACAGTTTGTGTTGGATCTGCTCAAATTTATTGAAGAAGAGACCCAGGCTGAGGCGGTAGAAGAGAAAGCTGAAAATATCACATTAGCTTTGAATGCTCTTGCCAATTGTATTATGAAAAATTCAG GCGTGGAAATCCAATGTATCGGCCACTTCGGGTTGATATTCGGGCTGATGTCCGCCCGTGCGCTTCCCGCGGCGTCTGAGGCGGCGGTGCAGGTGGCGGGCGCGGCCGCACGCAGTCGCGAGTGCGTGGAAGACATCGCGGCGGGCGCGCTGCTGGGACACCTGCTGCCGCTGCTCACGCCCACCAGGCCGGACGCGCTCAACGCGCTCGCCGCGCTGCTGACCGCCACGCCGCTCGTACGCGAGGCGTTGGCTAAAG GTGCTGTGATATACTTATTAGATTTATTCTGCAACTGTAAGATACCAGAGATAAGAGAGACTGCAGTGGAACTGCTCGCGAGGATGATGGCTGATAAATTGCATGGACCAAAG GTACGTCTAAAGATATCGCGGTACGTGCCGAGCGTGTTCGCGGAGGCGATGCGggaggcgggcgcggcgggcgcgctgCACACGTTCGACGCGGCGCACGAGCACCCCGAGCTGGTGTGGGGCGACGAGTTGCGGTCGCGCGTGCGGGCCAACCTGGCGCAACTACGAGACAG GCATTACACGAACCAAATTCGCGATCCGTCAGTATTATTCGAGGAGCGCGACGCGTCGGAGGCGGGCGAGGAGGCGTGGGCGCCGCCCGGCGAGGTGGTGGTGGGCGGCGTGTACCTCAAGCTGTTCCTGCAGAACCCCACGTGGAGCCTGCGCAGTCCCAAGAAGTTCCTGCAGGAGCTGCTCTCTGAGACTCTTGCTTCGCTACATAAGGACTCCACTGAG GGCAGCCGAGGAGACACGTGCGCGcgcgcgctggcggcgctgcTGCGTGCGCGGCCCGCATTATGTGATGCGTGCGCGCAGTTGGGTGAGCTGCCCCGCCTCGCGCGCCTGCTGCCCGCCTGCCCCAAGCACGCCGTGCCCGTGCTGGCTGCGCTGGCGCAGACTCAG GCGTGCGTGATGGCGATGAGTCAGACCGACGTGATGTCCGGACTGAAGACCGCGGTGAAGACGTGTCGAGAGGTGGTCGGCTCAGCATGCGACGCGCTCGCCGCCATATTCAATAGCACCGTCAACACGGACAAACTTGTTCTACAG GCGCTGGAGTCGGAACTGGTGAGCGAGCTGCTGGCGGTGCTGGAGGCGCGCGTGgagggcggcgcggcggcgcgcgtgGTGGGCGCACTCAAGGCCATGTGCCGCGGCGGCGCGCACGCGGAGCGCGTGCGGGCGCTGCTGGCGCGCTCGCCCGTGTGGGAGCAGTACTCGCAGCAGCGGCACGACCTCTTCATCTCCGCGCACAACCACGCCTCCATCGCCG CGGCGCCGCAGACGGCGGGGTACCTGTCGGCGCCGCCATCCGCTCCGCCGGCGCACCCGCCGCCGCTCGACTGA